Proteins from one Muntiacus reevesi chromosome X, mMunRee1.1, whole genome shotgun sequence genomic window:
- the LOC136154363 gene encoding melanoma-associated antigen B4-like, with the protein MLEGFLLDKYPKQQPVTQNTLLKVVSRKYRQHFPKILRRASERMELVFGLELMDVDRSRKIYALISKLNLRGDEGRSDEGGLPKSGLLMVLLGIILVKSNCATGRRCRNSSFLWGPRACAETNRMKVLEVLAKILHTVPSSFPDFYDEALRDQVERAGLRTAIDSGLRESAQVSLGVKIRGDRESHGPWGLKEEPSGQLRVSIHQNGSHVCPPCQPSCPHSHLRTLTCVTMPRRHKNKYHAHGKRHQGSPPSTPDTGDPQELQGATAPSCPDAGPACVGSDEGAQGPEESAGASQAAPAMESTVKDPLARKAKMLVEFLLEKYTKKEPITQKALMNVVSRKYRQHFPEILRIASERVELVFGLELKEVDRSKNIYALISKLSLGGDEGPNDEGGVPKSGLLMLLLGVIFMNGNRATEEEVWEFLSILGIYAGRRHWIFGEPRRLITKDLVQKEYLNYRQVPNSDPPRYEFLWGPRACAETSKMKVLEVLAKILHSVPSSFPDLYEEALRDQAERAGPRGAARTPTMAEASAPSRAKPCSSSHI; encoded by the exons ATGCTGGAGGGGTTCCTGCTGGACAAGTACCCCAAGCAGCAGCCCGTCACGCAGAACACCCTGCTGAAGGTCGTCAGCAGGAAGTACAGGCAGCACTTCCCCAAGATCCTCAGGAGAGCCTCTGAGCGCATGGAGCTGGTGTTTGGCCTGGAGTTGATGGATGTCGACCGTAGCAGGAAGATCTACGCCCTCATCAGCAAGCTCAACCTCAGGGGTGATGAAGGTCGGAGCGATGAAGGAGGGCTGCCCAAGTCCGGTCTCCTCATGGTGCTCCTGGGTATTATCCTCGTGAAGAGTAACTGCGCAACTGGGAGGAGATGTCGGAATTCCTCA TTCCTGTGGGGCCCGAGAGCTTGTGCTGAGACCAATAGGATGAAGGTGTTGGAGGTGCTGGCCAAGATCCTCCATACGGTCCCTAGTTCCTTCCCAGACTTCTATGACGAGGCTCTGAGAGATCAGGTGGAGAGAGCAGGGCTGAGAA CTGCCATTGACAGTGGCCTGAGGGAGTCGGCCCAAGTCTCATTAGGTGTCAAGATCAGAGGTGAC AGGGAGAGCCATGGGCCCTGGGGACTGAAGGAGGAACCCTCGGGGCAACTGAGGGTCTCCATACACCAGAACGGCAGCCATGT GTGCCCTCCTTGCCAGCCTTCCTGCCCGCACTCCCACCTGCGGACCCTGACCTGTGTCACCATGCCTCGGAGGCACAAGAACAAGTACCATGCCCACGGGAAACGCCACCAG GGTTCTCCCCCGAGCACCCCTGATACTGGCGATCCCCAGGAGCTTCAGGGAGCCACGGCCCCTAGCTGTCCTGATGCAGGGCCTGCCTGCGTAGGATCTGATGAAGGTGCCCAGGGCCCAGAGGAAAGTGCAggtgcttcccaggcggcgcctGCCATGGAGAGCACTGTCAAAGATCCTCTGGCCAGGAAGGCCAAGATGCTGGTGGAGTTCCTGCTGGAGAAATACACCAAGAAGGAGCCCATCACGCAGAAGGCCCTGATGAATGTCGTCAGCAGGAAGTACAGGCAGCACTTCCCTGAAATCCTCAGGATAGCCTCTGAGCGCGTGGAGCTGGTGTTTGGCCTGGAGCTGAAGGAAGTCGACCGCAGCAAGAACATCTACGCCCTCATCAGCAAGCTCAGCCTCGGGGGCGACGAAGGTCCAAATGATGAGGGTGGGGTTCCCAAGTCCGGTCTCCTCATGTTGCTCCTGGGGGTCATCTTCATGAATGGTAACCGGGCCACCGAGGAGGAGGTCTGGGAATTCCTCAGTATCTTGGGAATCTATGCTGGGAGGAGGCACTGGATCTTTGGGGAGCCTAGGAGGCTCATCACCAAAGATCTGGTGCAGAAGGAATACCTGAACTACCGCCAGGTGCCCAATAGTGATCCTCCacgctatgagttcctgtggggcccGAGAGCTTGTGCTGAGACCAGTAAGATGAAGGTACTGGAGGTTCTGGCCAAGATCCTCCATTCGGTCCCTAGTTCCTTCCCAGACCTCTATGAGGAGGCTCTGAGAGATCAGGCGGAGAGAGCAGGGCCGAGAGGCGCGGCCAGGACTCCAACCATGGCCGAGGCCAGTGCCCCTTCCAGGGCCAAGCCCTGCAGCTCCTCCCACATCTAG